From a single Anomaloglossus baeobatrachus isolate aAnoBae1 chromosome 8, aAnoBae1.hap1, whole genome shotgun sequence genomic region:
- the CCDC159 gene encoding coiled-coil domain-containing protein 159 isoform X1: protein MNWDSELDAVLTAADNSMAKIKERLYTRGNASRDFCYDVTPVRRSVQCDDRPEMKPSSPYTSSVYTHAALVSSEDMVNLSSQLLSQAKMITSLHQAIGRLERDRDLHIQRIQSLEGEVQRLAASRGLDVSESVLERKMDGLRQELSTELRHMEDRVRDSTTYGSSPSLRSAISISQEMNETKRLIWKEYQSLRRDADYMHQKLRRHEDDLQQQISEGQELKQAKEKQGTVLERILRSHEVHTQELARARADAQGAQRDVLQLRSVIGDLLDDVKILEGKVSVHRARGDRTDHRRCRQRPELSRSLSSSSAEDEHSQISLADISSEDTSYSLGAAPTVSRDSREKSSTSRDGKSRSDRDLSDHDLDDLSDSAPELNFSDL from the exons atttttgcTATGATGTAACCCCTGTCAGAAGATCAGTGCAGTGTGATGACAGACCAGAAATGAAGCCCTCCTCACCGTACACCTCTTCCGTGTACACCCACGCCGCGCTGGTGTCCTCTGAAGACATGGTGAATCTGAGCAGTCAGCTGCTGTCACAGGCCAAG ATGATCACTTCTTTGCATCAGGCCATTGGCCGTCTGGAGCGAGACCGCGACCTTCACATCCAGCGGATACAGAGCCTGGAAG GTGAGGTGCAGCGGCTCGCAGCCTCGCGTGGACTGGACGTGTCCGAGTCTGTGCTGGAGAGGAAGATGGACGGCCTGCGGCAGGAACTATCCACCGAGCTGCGCCACATGGAGGACAGAGTAAGAGATTCCACCACCTACGGGTCCAGTCCCTCGCTGCGCTCCGCCATCAGCATCTCGCAGGAGATGAATGAAAC CAAGAGGCTGATTTGGAAGGAGTACCAAAGCCTGCGGCGAGACGCTGACTATATGCACCAAAAATTAC GCCGACACGAGGACGACTTACAGCAACAAATCTCAGAAGGGCAGGAGCTGAAGCAGGCAAAAGAGAAGCAAGGCACG GTGCTGGAGAGAATACTGCGCAGCCATGAAGTGCACACCCAGGAGCTGGCGCGTGCGCGAGCGGATGCCCAGGGAGCGCAGCGAGACGTTCTGCAGCTCAG ATCGGTAATTGGAGACCTTTTGGACGACGTGAAGATTCTGGAGGGGAAAGTCTCTGTTCACAGAGCGAGGGGTGACCGGACTG ACCACAGACGCTGCAGGCAGAGGCCGGAGCTCAGCAGGTCCCTGTCCTCCTCTTCTGCAGAGGACGAGCACTCGCAGATCAGCCTGGCCGACATCAGCTCCGAGGACACATCGTACAGCCTTGGAGCCGCTCCGACGGTTTCTAGAG ACTCTAGAGAAAAATCCAGCACCAGCAGAGATGGAAAGAGCCGGAGCGACCGAGACCTAAGCGACCACGACCTGGATGACCTTTCAGACAGCGCCCCTGAACTTAATTTTAGCGACCTCTGA
- the CCDC159 gene encoding coiled-coil domain-containing protein 159 isoform X2 has translation MKPSSPYTSSVYTHAALVSSEDMVNLSSQLLSQAKMITSLHQAIGRLERDRDLHIQRIQSLEGEVQRLAASRGLDVSESVLERKMDGLRQELSTELRHMEDRVRDSTTYGSSPSLRSAISISQEMNETKRLIWKEYQSLRRDADYMHQKLRRHEDDLQQQISEGQELKQAKEKQGTVLERILRSHEVHTQELARARADAQGAQRDVLQLRSVIGDLLDDVKILEGKVSVHRARGDRTDHRRCRQRPELSRSLSSSSAEDEHSQISLADISSEDTSYSLGAAPTVSRDSREKSSTSRDGKSRSDRDLSDHDLDDLSDSAPELNFSDL, from the exons ATGAAGCCCTCCTCACCGTACACCTCTTCCGTGTACACCCACGCCGCGCTGGTGTCCTCTGAAGACATGGTGAATCTGAGCAGTCAGCTGCTGTCACAGGCCAAG ATGATCACTTCTTTGCATCAGGCCATTGGCCGTCTGGAGCGAGACCGCGACCTTCACATCCAGCGGATACAGAGCCTGGAAG GTGAGGTGCAGCGGCTCGCAGCCTCGCGTGGACTGGACGTGTCCGAGTCTGTGCTGGAGAGGAAGATGGACGGCCTGCGGCAGGAACTATCCACCGAGCTGCGCCACATGGAGGACAGAGTAAGAGATTCCACCACCTACGGGTCCAGTCCCTCGCTGCGCTCCGCCATCAGCATCTCGCAGGAGATGAATGAAAC CAAGAGGCTGATTTGGAAGGAGTACCAAAGCCTGCGGCGAGACGCTGACTATATGCACCAAAAATTAC GCCGACACGAGGACGACTTACAGCAACAAATCTCAGAAGGGCAGGAGCTGAAGCAGGCAAAAGAGAAGCAAGGCACG GTGCTGGAGAGAATACTGCGCAGCCATGAAGTGCACACCCAGGAGCTGGCGCGTGCGCGAGCGGATGCCCAGGGAGCGCAGCGAGACGTTCTGCAGCTCAG ATCGGTAATTGGAGACCTTTTGGACGACGTGAAGATTCTGGAGGGGAAAGTCTCTGTTCACAGAGCGAGGGGTGACCGGACTG ACCACAGACGCTGCAGGCAGAGGCCGGAGCTCAGCAGGTCCCTGTCCTCCTCTTCTGCAGAGGACGAGCACTCGCAGATCAGCCTGGCCGACATCAGCTCCGAGGACACATCGTACAGCCTTGGAGCCGCTCCGACGGTTTCTAGAG ACTCTAGAGAAAAATCCAGCACCAGCAGAGATGGAAAGAGCCGGAGCGACCGAGACCTAAGCGACCACGACCTGGATGACCTTTCAGACAGCGCCCCTGAACTTAATTTTAGCGACCTCTGA